The Candidatus Peregrinibacteria bacterium sequence TCCCGTATGCCCAGAGAAAAAAAGATCACCACCAACAATAAAAAATCGGGCGATATCTGAAAATTCAACAACGGGTGTTGGATACGGACCAATATGCGTTAAAGTAATGAACGCTGAACGAATAAGCACAAAAAGGCTGACGCTTTTGAGTGTGTAAGGAATTTCTTGTGGCTTTCGAAGAAGCAAAATAAGGACAAATGGGATAAAAATTAATGGACCATACACAAAAATCGTATCCACATCGAAAATACGAATATTGCTAAGAATAATGTCTGTTACCGAATTACTGGCACTTTCTGTTGCATAAATCGCCGCATAAAAATTTACAACAAGACTAAAAGCAAGGAAGAGCGCACTCCAAATAAGTGAATGGAAGAAATCACACCTGTGCAATTTGTGGGAACGCATTTCAGGAGGAATCTGCTCGAACGAATTTGCCGATGAATTATCTGAAAACATAATAACCGAAATATATATGGAAAACACGTAGGAACAGAACCTTTTTTTTATTTTTCTTTATAAAACTTCTAAAGCCAAATCTTACCGAATTGATCTCCACTCTTTAGAGGCAGATTTTTTGAAAAAAAATAAGGAGAAGGCGTTTATCCACCAAGTCATCAAAAGCCGTGGCCAACCAATTTTATGAGCGCGTCGGCCTGTGTGAAAAACCGTAAGTTCTTGTACCATTCGCGTTTTGCCAATCTTCGCGAGGCGTGCAAACATATCGATATCCTCCGCTACTACCAATTTTTCATTATATCCATTGAGTTTATAAAAAGCGTCACGTTTGATCATTTGGAATTCTCCACTTGCAGCTCCCTGTCTCAGTATATTATTTCGAAAAATAAACAAGAGATTAATACACTTAAACATGAAGCGGTCGAAAATTGTCTCGTATTCTGGGAGGACGCGTAACGAAACAGTGATGCCGACCAACTCTGGTTCATTTTCAAAAAATTTTACAGTTCGGCAAAAAAATTGTTCGGGGTCAGGAATAATGACATCAGCGTCTTGGAACAGAAAATAATCATATTTCGCAACACGTGCTCCTAAGTTTTTCCCGCCAGCAATTGTTTGGCGTTTTTGTCCGGTATATTTCTCTACGCGTACGAAATTTTGTTCCGCAATCTCACATGTTCGATCAGTACTTTTTCCATCGGACACAATTATCTCGAACGGGAAGGAGTTCCCCTGTTTGAGATTTTTAAGGGTACGTTCGAGAACGCTCTCTTCATTGAGAGTAGGAATGATGATGGAAATCATAGTCAATTATTATTAAGCGTAAGTTTACGAATATAACGGATTCCTGAATAGAGGGTAGCGAGGAAAATCATGAAAGAACCAGCAACAAAAATAATTTGAAATTTTTCATCTATGAGCGAATATACATTCCCAAAGAAGTACCCAATAGCGAGCAATGTGCTCGTCCAAAGAAGGCCTCCGATGAGATTATACAACAACACTTTTCTGAAGGGAACATGCATTATCCCTGCAGTTACGAGAAGCGGAATCGCAAATCCAAACCCCATTGTGACTTTTGAGATGAGCAGAATGAGATCTTCATGCTTCCGGAAAAGCTCTTTTGTTTTCTGGAGTATCGGACGAGAAACGCCAAATTTGTGAAAGATGCGTGAAAGCCCGAGATAGCCGATACTGTACCACATAGCATCAGCAAGGAGATCCCCTGATACGAGGATAAGTAAAACCAAAATCACGGATGGGAAATAGCCAAGTCGCAATAAAAACCCGGTTGCTACCATTACCACAGGACCTTCAAAGAACGCTCCAAAAAAAATTACGAGATATTTAAAACTGCTAAGGGAGACAATGATATTTGTAAATATGGAAAGTATCATTTCTGAAAAATGAGAGAAACGTATCGTAAAAGCAAAATTAGAATGTAGTATATTGACAAATTAATTTTCAGATATAAGATTGAAGTGTCACAAAAATCACTTTAACTTTATGTCATGAAAAAAATAAAAATAATATTGAGTTCCGATGAAATCCTGTTTTTAAAGAAATTTAAAGGGGGAAAAGGTCGGACGCTCCGTGAAACAAACCGTGTCAATATTCTGCTTTTGTGCCACAGTGGCAAGCGTGAAAAAGACATTTCCGAATTTCTAGAGGTCACGGCCGATACTATCTGGAGAATCAAAAAGAGATATACCGAAGGAGGCGTG is a genomic window containing:
- a CDS encoding glycosyltransferase — translated: MISIIIPTLNEESVLERTLKNLKQGNSFPFEIIVSDGKSTDRTCEIAEQNFVRVEKYTGQKRQTIAGGKNLGARVAKYDYFLFQDADVIIPDPEQFFCRTVKFFENEPELVGITVSLRVLPEYETIFDRFMFKCINLLFIFRNNILRQGAASGEFQMIKRDAFYKLNGYNEKLVVAEDIDMFARLAKIGKTRMVQELTVFHTGRRAHKIGWPRLLMTWWINAFSLFFFKKSASKEWRSIR
- a CDS encoding VTT domain-containing protein; this translates as MILSIFTNIIVSLSSFKYLVIFFGAFFEGPVVMVATGFLLRLGYFPSVILVLLILVSGDLLADAMWYSIGYLGLSRIFHKFGVSRPILQKTKELFRKHEDLILLISKVTMGFGFAIPLLVTAGIMHVPFRKVLLYNLIGGLLWTSTLLAIGYFFGNVYSLIDEKFQIIFVAGSFMIFLATLYSGIRYIRKLTLNNN
- a CDS encoding helix-turn-helix domain-containing protein → MKKIKIILSSDEILFLKKFKGGKGRTLRETNRVNILLLCHSGKREKDISEFLEVTADTIWRIKKRYTEGGVKKAIEESPRPGQPRRFSTDHQAKLTAIACSEAPGGRERWTIGLLTEKMRSGKNGCKTISRESVRLMLKKRI